The Oncorhynchus tshawytscha isolate Ot180627B linkage group LG05, Otsh_v2.0, whole genome shotgun sequence genome includes a window with the following:
- the LOC112251458 gene encoding claudin-18 translates to MAATLCQVMGFVLSLLGVGGIIAATGMDQWATEDLYDNPVTAIFSYSGLWRSCVRQSSGFTECRPYFTILGLPAMLQAVRALMIVGMVLGAIGCLVAIFALKCLKMGNMEDSVKATMTLTSGVMFLLGGVCGIAGVSVFANLIVSSFRFTTYADGGYGGGGVLGGGLGGMGGSLTPRYTFGSALFVGWIGGAVLVVGGVMMCMACRGMVPPEEKRPNYGMAYKPASQHTTVYKANTRPRTAYDDSFRAQSMDGRQSNQQYV, encoded by the exons ATGGCGGCGACCCTGTGCCAGGTGATGGGCTTTGTGCTGAGCCTGCTGGGGGTGGGTGGGATTATAGCCGCCACTGGGATGGACCAGTGGGCAACGGAGGACCTGTACGACAACCCTGTGACCGCCATCTTCTCCTACTCAGGACTCTGGAGATCCTGTGTCCGGCAGAGCTCCGGATTCACAGAGTGCCGACCCTACTTCACCATCCTGGGGCTACCAg CTATGCTCCAAGCTGTGCGGGCCCTGATGATAGTGGGGATGGTCCTGGGAGCCATCGGTTGTCTGGTCGCCATCTTTGCCCTCAAGTGTCTGAAGATGGGGAACATGGAGGACAGCGTCAAGGCTACCATGACGTTGACCTCTGGGGTCATGTTTCTGCTCGGAG GTGTTTGTGGCATTGCTGGAGTGTCGGTCTTTGCCAACCTAATCGTTAGCAGCTTCCGGTTCACCACCTATGCAGATGGTggatatggaggaggaggagtactgGGGGGAGGATTAGGAGGAATGGGAGGATCTCTCACTCCCAG GTACACCTTTGGCTCCGCCCTCTTTGTGGGGTGGATAGGCGGAGCCGTGCTGGTCGTGGGAGGGGTTATGATGTGTATGGCCTGTCGGGGGATGGttccaccagaggagaagagaccAAA TTATGGGATGGCCTACAAGCCTGCTTCCCAACACACAACAGTTTACAAAGCTAACACCAGACCCAGAACGGCCTATGATGATTCTTTCAGAGCCCAGAGTATGGATGGAAGACAATCCAACCAGCAATATGTGTGA